A genome region from Desulfobacterales bacterium includes the following:
- a CDS encoding O-acetyl-ADP-ribose deacetylase — translation MKKEILEKIEIQRGDITQLNVDAIVNAANTKLLGGGGVDGAIHRAAGPQLLEECRTIGGCPTGEARITGGYNLPARHVIHTVGPVYSGKLRDSQLLTGCYQNSLKLAVENDLKTIAFPAISCGVYGYPIKDACKIAVDTSIDFLSRHPSLEKIIFIQFSENDFKVYETYLKSIS, via the coding sequence ATGAAAAAGGAAATACTTGAGAAAATTGAGATTCAGCGGGGAGACATTACCCAGCTGAATGTGGATGCGATCGTCAATGCCGCCAATACCAAGCTGCTGGGCGGAGGTGGCGTTGATGGGGCGATTCATCGTGCTGCCGGCCCTCAATTACTAGAGGAATGCCGAACTATCGGCGGTTGCCCCACAGGTGAAGCTCGCATAACAGGCGGATACAACCTGCCGGCGCGCCATGTGATACATACCGTTGGCCCGGTTTACAGCGGCAAACTTCGGGATAGCCAGTTACTGACCGGATGCTATCAAAACAGCTTAAAACTGGCCGTTGAAAACGACCTTAAGACGATTGCCTTTCCGGCCATTAGCTGCGGTGTATATGGATATCCGATCAAAGATGCCTGCAAAATTGCGGTGGACACCAGTATCGATTTTTTAAGTCGGCATCCTTCCCTTGAAAAAATCATTTTTATTCAATTTTCGGAAAATGATTTTAAGGTCTATGAAACATATCTAAAATCAATTTCATAG